Proteins co-encoded in one Arachis hypogaea cultivar Tifrunner chromosome 11, arahy.Tifrunner.gnm2.J5K5, whole genome shotgun sequence genomic window:
- the LOC112723420 gene encoding CBL-interacting serine/threonine-protein kinase 6: MGDRRSEGSASTLLQGKYELGRLLGTGTFAKVYHARNVETGKSVAMKVVGKEKVIKVGMMEQIKREISVMKMMKHPHIVALHEVMASKSKIYIAMELVRGGELFNKIATRGRMREDLARLYFHQLISAVDFCHSRGVYHRDLKPENLLLDHNGNLKVSDFGLSTFSEHLRQDGLLHTTCGTPAYVSPEVLGRKGYDGAKADIWSCGVILFVLLAGCLPFQDDNLVAMYKKIYRGDFKCPPWFSGDARRLITKLLDPNPNSRITISKIMESPWFKKPVPKNMLRGMKDEDEEEKEKDIEEKMKQPSTMNAFHIISLSEGFDLSRLFEEKKREEREEMRFATAGTASSVISRLEEVAKAVKFDVKRSSDETKVRLQGQQRGRKGKLAIAADIYAVTPSFLVVEVKKDNGDTLEYNQFCSKELRPALKDIFWTSPPENTTPA; encoded by the coding sequence aTGGGAGATAGACGGAGTGAGGGTTCAGCGTCGACGCTGCTGCAGGGGAAGTATGAGTTAGGGAGGCTTCTTGGAACGGGGACGTTCGCGAAGGTGTACCACGCGCGGAACGTGGAAACCGGGAAGAGCGTGGCGATGAAAGTGGTTGGGAAAGAGAAGGTGATAAAGGTTGGGATGATGGAGCAGATTAAGAGAGAGATCTCGGTCATGAAGATGATGAAGCATCCTCATATCGTTGCGCTCCACGAAGTAATGGCCTCCAAATCCAAGATCTACATCGCCATGGAGCTCGTCCGCGGCGGCGAGCTCTTCAACAAAATTGCCACAAGGGGACGCATGAGGGAGGACCTTGCGAGGCTCTACTTTCACCAGCTTATCTCCGCCGTCGATTTCTGCCACAGCCGTGGCGTCTACCACCGCGATCTCAAGCCGGAGAATCTCCTCCTTGACCACAACGGCAACCTCAAGGTCTCTGACTTCGGACTCAGCACTTTCTCCGAGCATCTCCGCCAGGACGGCTTATTGCACACAACTTGCGGCACTCCGGCATACGTCTCGCCGGAGGTGCTCGGGCGGAAGGGATACGACGGCGCCAAGGCCGATATATGGTCCTGCGGCGTCATCCTGTTTGTGCTTCTTGCAGGTTGCTTGCCTTTTCAGGACGATAACCTTGTTGCGATGTACAAGAAGATTTACAGAGGAGATTTCAAGTGTCCGCCGTGGTTCTCCGGCGATGCAAGGAGGCTCATCACCAAGCTGCTCGATCCGAATCCGAATTCTCGCATCACCATTTCGAAAATCATGGAGTCACCGTGGTTCAAGAAACCTGTTCCGAAGAACATGCTACGGGGGatgaaggatgaagatgaagaggagaaggagaaagacATAGAGGAGAAGATGAAGCAGCCATCGACGATGAACGCGTTTCACATAATATCGTTATCGGAAGGATTTGATTTGTCGAGGTTGTTcgaggagaagaagagggaggagAGGGAGGAGATGAGGTTTGCGACGGCGGGGACGGCGAGCAGCGTGATATCTCGACTGGAGGAGGTGGCGAAGGCGGTGAAGTTCGACGTGAAGAGGAGCAGCGATGAGACGAAGGTGAGGCTGCAGGGGCAGCAGAGAGGAAGGAAGGGGAAGCTGGCAATTGCGGCGGATATATACGCCGTGACGCCGTCGTTCCTGGTGGTGGAGGTGAAGAAAGACAACGGTGACACTTTGGAGTACAACCAGTTCTGCAGCAAGGAGCTTCGCCCTGCACTCAAGGATATCTTCTGGACTTCCCCACCTGAGAATACCACACCTGCTTAA